The nucleotide sequence TAAAGAAAACTTTCTGAAGGCAAGGGCCCAGGACAATTTAGCTTACATAGTTTATGTAAATTTAGTGGGCGCTCAAGATGAGCTGGTTTTTGACGGAAGGAGTTTGATAATAGACCCAGAGGGGAAAGTAATATACAGGGCTAAAGCCTTTGAAGAGAGCGCAGAAACTGTTAGTTTGCCCCTTTCAAAGGTAAGAGCAAAAAGACTGATGGACCTTAGGCTAAGGGAGAGGCTAACCGAATGTCCTTCTGTTGAAAACGTTTTAGACCAAAGAAAGTTGGAGTATTTTCAAGCTGTTTTGGAACCAAACCCACAGGGAGAAGAAGAGATATACAAAGCACTCCTTTTAGGTCTTAGGGATTACTTTTATAAGAACAGTTTTAAAAAGGTGGTTCTTGGACTATCTGGTGGAATAGACTCTGCCCTTACTGCTTGCCTTGCAGTAGATGCTCTTGGCAAGGAGAAGGTGGCGGGTGTGTTTATGCCTTCTCAATACACTTCGGAGGAAAGCAAAAGATACGTTTTGGAGCTTTCAAAAAACTTAGGTATAGACCTTCTTACTTATCCGATAGATCACATCTTTGAATCTTACAAAGATAGCCTTGGAAGTAAAGAGCTAACGGTGGCAGAAGAAAACCTTCAGGCACGCATAAGGGCAAACATACTTTTTTACCTTTCCAACAAACATGGCTGGCTTGTGCTATCTACTTCCAACAAAAGCGAATCTGCAGTGGGATACACTACCATATACGGGGACATGGCGGGTGGGTTTGCTCCTATAAAGGACGTGTATAAAACTTTGGTTTATAAACTGGCAAAGTATAGAAACTCAATAAAGCCGGACATTCCAGAAGGACTATTTACCAGACCACCCACCGCTGAGCTAAGACCAAACCAAACAGATCAAGACACCTTACCACCCTATGAGGTGCTTGACAAGATCTTGGAGCTTTATATAGAAGAAGGTTATACCTTTGAGGAGATCGTCAGAGAAGGCTTTGATAAAGAACTCGTAAGAAAGGTTCTTGAAATGCTGAGAAAGGCAGAATACAAGAGAAAACAGGCACCCATCGGAACTAAAATATCAAAAAGAGCCTTTGGATCGGATTGGCGCATGCCTTTGATAAACTTTTGGAGAGAATGAGAAAGTTTTTCTAAAGAATAGGAAAAACTTACAGATTAATATACCCGACGCTGAAAGATGGTGTAATAACTTATGTGGAGTGGAAGGGCGAGGAACTGACTTTCCCTGAGAATGTAAAGGAATATCAATCGCCGGGTTTTTATAGAATCCACTCGGAGGAGGAGGGTATCTTCAATGGATGGACCCACGGTATGAATTCACCTAAGGAGTTTTTGCATCCTAAAAATCTCACCTTTCTCAGAATTTCAAAGGACCTTGAGCAGGAACTTCCAGAGCTTAAAGGTGGGTTTGCCTTCTTTGGCATAAGAAACTGCGACCTTAATGCGGTCAAGGTGTTGGACAGAGTTTTTAAGGATGATGTCTTTTACAACAAGTTGAGGGAGGGCAATCTATTCATTGTGGCAAACTGTGTTAAACCTTCGGACACCTGCTTTTGCACGTCTG is from Thermocrinis jamiesonii and encodes:
- a CDS encoding NAD+ synthase, with amino-acid sequence MEFINVCIAQLNLKVGDVKGNTDKILEVWSSKDKEAHLVVFPELSISGYPPQDLLFNREFLKECQRQLERIVEFSKSLSSIAVVGMPYYEEDLFNSLVLVGRGKVFGIYHKTFLPNYSVFDEKRYFRSGNKPLMLSINGVKLGFSICEDVWHPDGWERYYALCGAEVLININASPYYANKYSFKENFLKARAQDNLAYIVYVNLVGAQDELVFDGRSLIIDPEGKVIYRAKAFEESAETVSLPLSKVRAKRLMDLRLRERLTECPSVENVLDQRKLEYFQAVLEPNPQGEEEIYKALLLGLRDYFYKNSFKKVVLGLSGGIDSALTACLAVDALGKEKVAGVFMPSQYTSEESKRYVLELSKNLGIDLLTYPIDHIFESYKDSLGSKELTVAEENLQARIRANILFYLSNKHGWLVLSTSNKSESAVGYTTIYGDMAGGFAPIKDVYKTLVYKLAKYRNSIKPDIPEGLFTRPPTAELRPNQTDQDTLPPYEVLDKILELYIEEGYTFEEIVREGFDKELVRKVLEMLRKAEYKRKQAPIGTKISKRAFGSDWRMPLINFWRE